One window of the Terriglobia bacterium genome contains the following:
- a CDS encoding urease accessory protein UreD yields the protein MRIPLADVGRRGRLELAFSLQNGQTILRHSYCEVPFKVTRLLSSGDPAAHLMLMHCTAGIFGGDDLECSIRVERGAAVRITQQSATKIHPSEGRTAKQNNRIVVEPDAQLEFYLEPAIPFAESSLKQTTRIDVQPGGCLMFWEAVMAGRVGRGERWQFREYASETRLYSGDTLLFLDRLQLPKGFEGSPWAMSNCDYVGTGLYAGPCANDFAAALHEKMPEAGIDNPAKDLAVVRVVSVSGPDFHRRREMFTARSR from the coding sequence ATGCGCATTCCTCTCGCGGACGTCGGACGGCGCGGGCGCCTCGAACTGGCGTTCTCTCTGCAAAACGGACAGACGATTCTCCGGCATTCCTACTGCGAAGTGCCTTTCAAGGTCACGCGCCTTCTGAGTTCGGGGGACCCGGCCGCGCATTTGATGTTGATGCATTGCACGGCAGGCATATTCGGCGGCGACGATCTGGAGTGTTCGATTCGGGTCGAGCGCGGAGCCGCCGTCCGGATCACGCAACAGTCCGCGACGAAGATCCATCCGTCAGAAGGCCGGACTGCGAAACAGAACAATCGCATTGTCGTCGAGCCTGATGCGCAGTTGGAGTTCTATCTCGAGCCGGCTATTCCGTTTGCCGAGTCTTCCTTGAAACAAACAACTCGGATCGATGTGCAACCGGGCGGCTGCCTGATGTTCTGGGAAGCCGTGATGGCGGGCCGCGTCGGCCGCGGTGAGCGTTGGCAGTTCCGCGAATACGCATCGGAAACCCGCTTATATTCGGGCGACACCCTGCTCTTCCTCGACAGGCTGCAGTTGCCGAAGGGCTTCGAAGGATCACCATGGGCAATGAGTAATTGCGACTATGTGGGGACCGGATTGTATGCCGGCCCGTGCGCAAACGACTTCGCGGCCGCGTTACACGAGAAGATGCCCGAAGCCGGCATCGATAATCCGGCAAAGGACCTCGCCGTCGTCCGCGTTGTATCGGTCTCAGGCCCGGATTTCCATCGCCGCCGTGAGATGTTTACAGCGCGATCTCGCTGA
- the ureG gene encoding urease accessory protein UreG → MRKPLKIGVGGPVGSGKTALLDCLCKTMRDDYELGVVTNDIFTREDMEFLVRSQALPANRIIGVETGGCPHTAIREDASINFDAVGEMQQRFPDLDIIFLESGGDNLAASFSPELVDASIYVIDVAGGDKVPRKGGPGITRSDLLVINKTDLAPHVGADLKVMDRDSRIMRGDKPFVFTNLKTRDGVDKVVDWIRRELLFEN, encoded by the coding sequence CTCGATTGCCTGTGCAAGACCATGCGCGACGACTATGAGCTCGGCGTAGTGACGAACGATATCTTCACCAGAGAAGACATGGAATTTCTGGTACGCAGCCAGGCGCTTCCCGCGAACCGCATCATCGGCGTGGAGACCGGCGGATGTCCGCATACCGCCATTCGTGAGGACGCATCGATCAACTTCGACGCTGTCGGCGAAATGCAGCAGCGGTTTCCGGATCTCGACATCATCTTTCTTGAAAGCGGCGGCGATAACCTGGCCGCCAGCTTCAGTCCCGAACTGGTCGACGCCTCGATTTATGTCATCGACGTCGCGGGCGGCGACAAAGTGCCGCGCAAAGGCGGACCCGGGATCACGCGCTCGGATCTGCTCGTAATCAACAAAACGGACCTGGCGCCCCACGTCGGCGCCGATCTGAAAGTCATGGACCGGGACTCCAGGATCATGCGCGGCGACAAGCCTTTCGTCTTTACGAATCTGAAGACTCGCGACGGCGTCGATAAAGTCGTCGACTGGATCCGCCGGGAGCTTCTGTTCGAAAACTGA